CTAGCTTTATACTGTGTTCTTTCAGGTAGGATGCTAGGCCAAACCAGTAATGACCAGTTGGCTCTACTCCGATTACAATGATGTCCTTTTTTGTCTGCTTTTTTAGCCGTCCAATCCATGCGGATAAATCCTTGAATCTCTCTGCACTGTTTGCAAACTTAAAGACTTTGCCTAACTCTTCTCCCCACCAGTCGAACACTCTGGCATAATGAAGTTCGCTGGCTATGTCCACGCCGATGACAATACTCGTTTCGGATAGTTGATTTAGTTTTTCGTTTTGTGTAAAAATGTTATGACACGAATGGCTTGACTGTGCTGGAGGCTAAAGTGCTGCTTTCTCAGGGCACATGAGATCCGATAAAGGACGCCCAAGCCCTATTTGACGGCGACCTTGCGCCAAGTTTCATGCGTATGTTTGATAATGTTTCCCGGCTATCAATTCAATAACAATATCCATATCATTATAAACGCGCAAGGCCTCCTGACTAAAACAGAAGGCCTTGCGCGTTATTTTTGTATGTAATCGTATATGTAGAACATTTGGTTACATAATTAGTGCGAGTATTGGGGGTGGATGATGGGTCTCAAGCCCACGAATGCTGGACCACATACCAGCGTGTTAACTTCGAAACCCCGATAACCTACTTCTAAGGCAGATGCTGTATCCAACTGAGCTCAGGCGCAGTTCAAGGATTACGATTGTCAACCCAAGTTACCATTTCAACCGAGGAAGATTGGGAAATCATGGTCGGGGCAGAGGGATTCGAACCCCCGGCCTCCTGCTCCCAAGGCAGGCGCGCTAGCCAAGCTGCGCTATGCCCCGATTGATAATTTGATCGAACACAAGTATAGCTCATTTCAGTCTATTCGTCAAGAAGACATAAAGAGCGCCGAGCCTTCAGGCGCTGGCGATCACCTTACCCGACTTATACTTTCGGCGATTTTCACCTCTCGCTTTTTCGCTTCTAATACAATCAGTTTGCCGCTACATCTCTTCGCATTGTATTAGACTTTTTAATACAATAGATGGATGCTCGTACTTTGCCATGCAAAAACCACCTTAATAGGTTAAGCTCTGTTCGCGCCACTCAAGCCTTGAGTTAATTACTTCGTTTGCAGCACCCGTTCAGCAAAACGGTTGGTTAGACTTAGTACTTTTT
This sequence is a window from Desulfosporosinus sp. Sb-LF. Protein-coding genes within it:
- a CDS encoding IS110 family transposase, encoding MDIASELHYARVFDWWGEELGKVFKFANSAERFKDLSAWIGRLKKQTKKDIIVIGVEPTGHYWFGLASYLKEHSIKLVLVNPFHVKRNIKFDDNHPSKTDAKDPKTIAKL